A section of the Myxocyprinus asiaticus isolate MX2 ecotype Aquarium Trade chromosome 22, UBuf_Myxa_2, whole genome shotgun sequence genome encodes:
- the LOC127412745 gene encoding ankyrin repeat domain-containing protein 50-like isoform X2, which yields MTNEKMFNQVICLTSISIGLEKCPSNPLCPTSQHVQHHQGFRKISLDDLRKAYIVKDVQQYILHRLDQEEALRQHLTKETAEMLNQLHIKSSGCFLYLERVLDGVVENFIMLREIRDIPGTLNGLYLWLCQRLFVRKQFAKVQPILNVILAACRPLTVRELYHAVWTKNMTLTMEDFQKKMDILSKLLVDGLGSTKILFHYSFAEWLLDVKHCTQKYLCNAAEGHRMMAMSCTCRAKQLKPLEVQEFAYHLINSNLQIEPFNLALWMVWNGTPAKDSLSTSIPKEQEVLQLLVKAGAHVNNEDDHASCIMQQALEREDSIRTLLDNGASVNQTDSSGRTLLANAAYSGNLDVVNLLISRRANMELEDNHGQTALTLAARQGHTKVVNCLIGCDVNINHTDRDGWTALRSAAWGGHSEVVSALLYAGAKVDCADADSRTALRAAAWGGHEDIVLNLLQHGAEVNKADNEGRTALIAAAYMGHREIVEHLLDHGAEVNHEDVDGRTALSVAALCVPASKGHAAVVSLLIDRGAEVDHCDKDCMTPLLVAAYEGHVDVVDLLLEGGADVDHTDNNGRTPLLAAASMGHASVVNTLLFWGAAVDSIDSEGRTVLSIASAQGNVEVVRTLLDRGLDENHRDDAGWTPLHMAAFEGHRQVCDALIEQGARSTEVDNDGRIPMILAAQEGHYDCVHILLENKSCIDQRGYDGRNAVRVAAIEGHRDIVELLLSYGADIDFKDADGRPTLYILALENQLAMAEYFLENGANVEASDMEGRTALHVSCWQGHFEMVRLLINYHANVNSCDNEKRSALQSAAWQGHTKIVQILIDNGTVVDHTCNQGATALGIAAQEGHIDVVQILLEHGADPNHADQFGRTAMRVAAKGGHTSIIKLLEKYGATSFNGCNPSPIHTMEQQTPVSVSGKVKSLTIKSSSSGSTGAGDVHSTGRGQSNGPVHVFSSPSESPDSTVDRQKSSLSNNSLKSSKNSSLRTTSSTATAQTVPIDSVHTLSFIEQIQQHSLPRSRSRQSIVSPSSTTRSISTQPGSPTTEFDWSQLKPGLKSTKASKNGNNCSNKGISGEKKSKNSSHPQDQIVEYELTQLDKRLVLNKPVSSIAVKDPQCKVMVGRSSALESVQSHEQFYIQPQSCAEKKRNGIMTNPNYHLQGNQVFLGRVSVPRTVPCRGHQDLLDNYPIGDTELSLKQALQLQIEGSEPGLNCKKETPL from the coding sequence GTTTCCGAAAGATCAGCCTGGATGACCTGCGGAAAGCCTACATCGTAAAAGATGTGCAGCAATACATACTCCACCGGCTAGACCAAGAGGAGGCACTACGGCAACACCTCACCAAGGAGACAGCAGAGATGCTGAACCAGCTTCACATTAAAAGCAGCGGCTGCTTCCTGTACCTTGAGCGTGTTCTCGATGGAGTGGTTGAGAACTTCATCATGCTCCGGGAAATTCGAGACATCCCCGGGACGCTTAATGGACTCTACCTTTGGCTCTGCCAGAGGTTGTTTGTCAGAAAGCAGTTTGCTAAAGTCCAACCCATCCTAAACGTGATTCTGGCTGCCTGCAGACCACTGACTGTCAGGGAGCTTTATCATGCTGTCTGGACTAAAAACATGACTCTGACGATGGAGGACTTTCAGAAGAAGATGGATATCCTCTCCAAGCTCCTCGTCGATGGACTTGGCAGCACTAAGATCTTGTTTCACTATAGCTTTGCTGAATGGCTCCTGGATGTTAAACACTGCACACAAAAATACCTTTGCAATGCGGCTGAAGGACATCGTATGATGGCCATGAGTTGCACATGCAGAGCAAAACAGCTGAAACCTCTGGAGGTACAGGAGTTTGCCTACCACCTGATTAACTCTAACCTGCAGATTGAGCCATTTAATCTTGCCCTTTGGATGGTGTGGAATGGCACACCTGCAAAAGACTCCCTGTCCACTTCCATACCAAAAGAACAGGAGGTACTCCAACTGCTGGTCAAAGCTGGTGCTCATGTCAACAATGAAGATGACCATGCTTCATGCATTATGCAACAGGCATTGGAACGTGAGGACTCTATTCGAACTCTGCTAGATAATGGGGCTTCTGTTAACCAGACTGACTCCAGCGGGAGAACTCTGTTAGCCAATGCTGCATATAGCGGCAATCTGGATGTCGTTAACCTACTTATCTCCAGGAGAGCCAACATGGAGTTGGAGGACAACCACGGACAGACAGCGCTTACTCTTGCAGCTAGACAGGGCCACACCAAGGTTGTCAACTGTCTCATCGGATGTGATGTTAACATCAACCACACGGACCGTGACGGCTGGACCGCCCTCAGGTCTGCAGCCTGGGGTGGTCACTCAGAGGTTGTGTCTGCACTCCTGTATGCAGGTGCTAAGGTGGACTGTGCAGATGCAGACAGTAGGACTGCCCTGAGAGCTGCTGCCTGGGGAGGCCATGAGGATATTGTCCTCAACCTTCTTCAACATGGAGCCGAAGTCAACAAGGCAGATAATGAAGGACGAACTGCACTGATCGCTGCAGCATATATGGGGCACAGAGAAATTGTGGAGCATCTGTTGGATCACGGAGCCGAGGTAAACCATGAGGACGTGGATGGCAGAACTGCGCTTTCCGTTGCAGCTCTTTGCGTGCCTGCCAGCAAGGGTCACGCTGCCGTTGTGAGTCTACTAATCGACCGTGGAGCGGAGGTTGACCACTGTGACAAAGATTGTATGACCCCTCTTCTGGTGGCTGCTTACGAAGGCCATGTAGACGTGGTAGATCTGCTTCTTGAAGGAGGGGCAGATGTTGATCACACTGATAATAATGGGAGAACGCCTCTGCTCGCTGCAGCATCCATGGGACATGCTTCTGTTGTCAATACTTTGCTGTTCTGGGGTGCGGCAGTGGACAGTATCGACAGTGAAGGCAGAACCGTGTTGAGCATTGCATCCGCACAGGGCAATGTGGAGGTTGTCCGAACTCTGCTGGACAGAGGACTGGATGAGAACCACAGAGATGATGCAGGCTGGACGCCACTACATATGGCAGCTTTTGAGGGACACAGACAAGTATGTGATGCTCTCATTGAACAAGGTGCCCGCTCCACAGAGGTTGATAATGATGGACGTATCCCAATGATTCTGGCTGCTCAAGAGGGCCATTATGACTGTGTGCACATCCTTCTTGAGAATAAGTCCTGTATCGACCAGAGAGGGTATGATGGGAGGAATGCTGTCAGAGTTGCAGCGATTGAGGGACACAGAGACATTGTGGAGTTGTTGCTGAGTTACGGGGCAGATATTGACTTCAAGGATGCAGATGGTCGTCCAACACTCTACATCCTAGCGCTTGAGAATCAGCTGGCAATGGCAGAGTACTTTCTAGAAAACGGAGCCAATGTAGAGGCCAGTGATATGGAAGGAAGAACAGCCCTGCATGTGTCGTGTTGGCAGGGCCACTTCGAGATGGTCCGATTGCTAATTAACTACCATGCGAATGTGAACTCCTGTGATAACGAAAAGCGATCAGCACTCCAATCAGCAGCTTGGCAAGGGCACACAAAAATTGTTCAAATCTTGATTGACAACGGCACTGTTGTAgatcacacatgcaaccagggtGCTACCGCTCTTGGCATTGCAGCTCAGGAGGGGCACATCGATGTGGTCCAGATTCTTCTAGAACATGGTGCAGATCCTAATCATGCTGATCAGTTTGGGCGAACTGCCATGAGAGTGGCAGCCAAAGGTGGTCACACCTCCATTATTAAACTCTTGGAGAAATATGGTGCAACAAGTTTCAATGGCTGCAACCCATCTCCTATCCACACCATGGAGCAACAAACACCAGTATCAGTTTCTGGGAAAGTTAAATCTCTTACTATAAAGTCCAGCAGCTCTGGAAGCACAGGAGCTGGAGATGTGCATTCTACGGGTCGGGGTCAATCCAATGGACCTGTTCATGTGTTCAGCTCCCCATCAGAGTCTCCAGACTCAACTGTAGACAGACAGAAGTCCTCGCTTTCCAACAACTCACTCAAAAGTTCAAAGAACTCTTCTCTGAGGACCACCTCGTCCACTGCAACAGCTCAGACTGTTCCCATTGACAGCGTCCATACACTCTCCTTCATTGAGCAGATCCAGCAGCATTCACTGCCTCGCAGTCGCAGTCGGCAATCCATAGTTTCTCCATCCTCCACCACCAGGTCCATCAGCACTCAGCCTGGCTCTCCGACCACCGAGTTTGACTGGAGCCAGTTAAAGCCAGGCCTCAAGTCCACCAAAGCATCCAAGAATGGCAACAACTGCTCCAACAAAGGAATATCTGGTGAGAAGAAGTCCAAGAACAGCTCTCATCCACAGGATCAGATAGTGGAGTATGAGCTGACTCAGCTTGATAAAAGGCTTGTGCTCAATAAGCCAGTGTCCAGTATTGCTGTGAAGGACCCTCAGTGTAAGGTCATGGTGGGCAGATCCAGTGCTCTGGAATCTGTCCAATCACATGAGCAGTTTTACATTCAGCCACAGAGCTGTGCAGAGAAGAAGAGGAATGGCATCATGACCAACCCCAACTATCACCTGCAGGGAAACCAGGTTTTTCTTGGGAGAGTTTCAGTCCCCAGAACTGTTCCCTGTAGGGGACATCAGGACCTACTGGACAATTACCCAATAGGGGATACAGAATTAAGCCTGAAACAAGCCCTACAGCTCCAGATTGAAGGATCAGAACCTGGGttaaactgcaaaaaagaaaCACCATTGTAA